From the genome of Phycisphaerae bacterium:
TGGCGGAACAGGCGCAAGCCCCCTCAGTTCGATAAAGCATACAGGCTCTCCATGGGAACTGGGCCTTGCAGAAACTCAACAGGTGCTGGTTCAGAACAGCCTCAGAGACAGAATAACCGTTCAGGCTGACGGCCAGATGAAAACCGGCAGAGATATTGTTATTGGCGCGTTGTTGGGAGCTGAAAGATTCGGTTTCGGCACAGCGGCACTGGTTACCCTGGGCTGTACACTGCTTCGCAAATGCCACGAAGGCGCCTGTACCTTCGGAATAGCGACACAGGATAAAGAATTGCGGGCAAGATTCGCCGGTAAACCTGAATACATCGAAAGATTTATGTTTTTTGTCGCCGAAGAAGCCAGACAGATTATGGCCCGGCTCGGATTCAGAAAATTCGACGATATGGTCGGAAGGGTCGATATGCTTTGCACGAAAAAGGCGATCAGCCATTACAAGGCGAAAGGTCTGGACTTTTCGGCAATATTCTACAAGCCTGACATATCGGACGGCAGAGCCATAAGAAAAATCCATCCTCAGCAGGATAAACTGGCCGACCATCTCGATTGGCAGATTCTCGAAAAAATAAAAACCGCTATCGACGGCAGACAAAAAGCGACTGTTGAAATGCCAATCCGCAATGTCAATAGGACTGTCGGTGCGATAATCAGCAACTACATCGTGAAAAAATATGGTCCTAAAGGTTTGCCCGATGATACAATCGAATTAAATTTTACCGGCTCGGCAGGACAAAGTTTTGGAGCGTTTCTCGCACCGGGACTTACGCTTAAACTGACCGGACAGAGCAATGATTATCTCGGAAAGAGCCTTTCAGGCGGCAGAATTATTGTCAAAACCCCTGAAAAGTCGCCTTTTATGGCCCATGAAAATATTATCGTCGGCAACACCCTGCTGTACGGTGCTACGAAAGGCCAGGCTTTCATTAACGGTATGGCGGGTGAGCGGTTTGCCGTCAGAAACAGCGGCGCGATTGCCGTCGTGGAAGGTCTCGGCGACCACGGCTGTGAATATATGACCGGCGGAACAGTTGTTGTGCTCGGGAAAACCGGCTGTAATTTCGGCGCTGGCATGAGCGGCGGTATCGCTTACGTCCTCGATGAGATGCAATTATTCGATACGCTCTGCAATCTCGATATGGTTGAGCTTGAGAGTATGCGGCTGGACGAGGATAAAGAACTTTTAAAAGAACTTATCGAGAAACATTATAAATGGACACAAAGCAAACAGGCTCAGAGGATTTTAAATTCCTGGACTGATATGCTCGGCAGATTTGTAAAAGTTGTGCCGATTGATTATCGAAAGGCGCTCGAAAAGATGCGCGCAGCCGAACAGCGGCATACCGAAACAACGCCTGCGACTGAAGAGGTGTTCTATGGCTGAGATAAAAGGATTTGTAAAATATAAACGTAAAAAAACAGGTTACCGGCCGATTGAGCAGAGAATCCTCGATTATAAAGAGGTCGAACTTGCTCTTACGCCTGAAGATATTATGCAGCAGGCGGCAAGATGTATAGACTGCGGAATACCGTTCTGTCACGGTCTCGGCTGTCCGCTCGGAAATAATATACCCGAATTCAACGATATGATTTACAAAGGTCAGTGGCAAAAGGCCTGCGAACTTCTCCATTCGACAAATAATTTTCCGGAAATCACAGGCCGAATCTGCCCCGCACCCTGTGAAACAGCCTGTACGCTTGCGATAAACGATGAGCCTGTGTTCATAAGACACATCGAATACCAGATTGTCGAACGCGGCTTCAAAGAAGGCTGGATAAAACCGATTATCGCCAGACAAAAAACGGGCAAAAGAATTGCGATTATCGGTTCTGGCCCTGCCGGACTTGCCGCGGCGCAGGAACTCGCAAGAGCCGGACACAATGTTGTCGTATTCGAAAAAGACGATAAAATAGGCGGCCTTTTACGATATGGCATTCCTGATTTCAAACTCGAAAAAAATATCATCGACCGCAGAATCGCTCAGCTTGCCGCTGAAGGCGTCCAGTTTCAGACCGGCGTCGAAGTCGGCAAAGACATTTCGGCTCACTACCTCAAAAAAATGTTCAATTGCATCTGCATTACGATGGGAGCAGGCGAACCGAGGGACCTTGCCGTTACAGGCAGAGGATATGAGAACGTAGTATTTGCCTGGGATTATCTTGTCGGACAGAATAAAATCTGCGCAGACGGACAAATCGAAGGGAAAATAATCTCCGCCCGGGACAAAACTGTCGTCGTAATAGGCGGCGGCGATACCGGAAGCGATTGCGTCGGAACCGCCCGCAGACAAGGCGCCAAAAAGATTTATCAGCTTGAAATTCTGCCCAAGCCCCCGAACGTCCGACCGGAAGATACGCCCTGGCCGAACTGGCCGAGAATTATGAGAACTTCTTCCTCGCACGAAGAAGGCTGCGAAAGACTTTGGAGCGTTAAAACGACAAAAATTTCAGGTACGGATACGAGTGTCAGCGAACTGAACGGCTGCCAGGTCGAATGGATAAAAACGTCCAGAGGCTGGAACATAAAAGAGATTCAGGGCACAGAGTTCAATATAAAGACTGACCTTGTAATCCTCGCTATGGGATTTTTGCATGTAAGGCACAATGGCTTTGTCGAAAGCCTCGGACTCAAACTTGACGAAAACGGCAATATCGCCGTCAGTGATTTCCAGACAAGCGACCCTGCCGTTTTTGCCGCAGGCGACTCTGTACTCGGTGCCTCTCTGGTCGTAAAGGCCATCGACACCGGCAGAAAAGCCGCAGACAAAATTAATAAATGGCTTATGGACAACAGATAAATATTCTGTAAAATAGTCGAAAAACGGGAAATAAAATGAGTTTAAGAACGGGCCTGGCACAAATCAATACCTCCGTTGGGGATTTTGCCGGAAATATTGATAAAATAAAACAGATGTACGTCCGCGCAAAGGATGCGAACGTCGATTTGCTTATTTTCCCGGAATTAAGCGTTTGCGGCTATCCTCCCGAAGATTTATTGCTCAAAAAACACTTCCTCGCTGAAAACAAAAAAGCCGTCGAAAAAATCGCAAATGATTGCCCGGATATTACGATAATGACAGGGTTCGCCGAGGTCGATGACGGACTTTGCCACAATTCGCTCGCCGTCCTGCAATCGGGAAAAATTTTAAAAGTTTACCGAAAAGCCCTGCTTCCCAATTACGGCGTCTTTGACGAAAAAAGATATTTTTCCGCCGGTTCCGAGCCGGTTGTTGTAAAAATAAATAATATATCCGTCGTTTGTACGATATGCGAGGACATCTGGGAGCTTCGCTGGCTCAAAGATTTCCTCTCTCCCGTTTCCGAGAAAAGTCTTATCGTTAATATCTCCGCTTCCCCGTTCCACGCGGGCAAAATCCATCAGAGATTAAGCCTCCTGCAGGACTGTGCAAAAATACTCAACTGCTCTGTCGCCTATTGCAACATCGTCGGCGGACAGGACGAACTCGTATTCGACGGCAGAAGCATTTTCGTTGACTCCGAAGGTAAACTTATCGCAAAAGCAAAGGCGTTTGAGGAAGATTTGCTTATCGCGGATTTGGAAGCCGGCGGGCATATAACATCCCAGTCGGTGCCGGTAAAGACTGATTATATCGAAGAGATTTATAAGGCCCTTGTGCTCGGCACAAAGGATTACATAAGAAAGAACGGTTTCAAAAAGGTTCTTATCGGCTTAAGCGGCGGAATAGATTCGGCCCTTACCGCGGTTATTGCGGTTGACGCTCTTGAGAAAGAAAATGTCATCGGCGTTACAATGCCGACAAGATTTAACGTTTCCGAAACGATAAACGACGCTGGAGTTATCGCGAAGAATCTCGGTATTGAATTTCATAACATCCCCATCGAGCCTGTGCTGGGAAGTTTCAACCAGGAACTTGCCAAAGTCTCCGGCTGGAGCGACAAAGGCCTTGCCTATGAAAATCTTCAGGCCAGAATCAGGGGCACAATCCTGATGTCGATGAGCAATCAGTTCGGCCATCTCGTTTTGACGACAGGTAACAAAAGCGAAACGGCCGTTGGCTACTCGACTCTTTATGGCGATACCGCAGGCGGTTTTGCGGTAATAAAAGATGTGCCCAAAACAGTCGTCTATCAGTTAAGCGAATACGTAAATAAGCTGCACGGCCGGGAAATTATCCCGCAAAGCGTAATCAAGAGAATACCGACTGCCGAGCTTCGCTTCGACCAGAAAGACAGCGACTCGCTGCCTGAATATGATATTCTCGACGGAATTTTAAAGGCTTATATCGAAGAAGAAAAATCGCTGCCTGAAATTATCAGTCAGGGTTTCGACGCTCAAATGGTATTAAAGGTTATTGGAATGGTTGACAGAAATGAGTATAAACGGCGTCAGTGTCCGCCCGGCGTTAAAATCACGCCGAAAGCGTTCGGAAGAGACAGAAGAATGCCGATTACAAATCTTTATCGACAGCAGATTCCAGGAAAAAATATTTAGCTGACAGCACGGATATAAAAAAATGCCCAAACGTACAGATATCCATAAAATAATGATAATAGGCTCCGGCCCTATAGTTATAGGCCAGGGCTGCGAGTTCGATTATTCCGGCGCACAGGCCTGCAAGGCCCTGAGAAAAGAAGGCTATCAGGTCATTCTGGTCAACAGCAACCCTGCGACGATTATGACCGACCCGGAACTTGCCGACCGCACTTACATTGAGCCGATTACTCCGGAGATGATTGAGAAAATCATCCAGAAGGAAAAACCGGATTGCATCCTGCCGACTCTCGGAGGCCAAACCGGACTCAACACCGCTGTCGCCCTCGCCGAAAGTGGCATCCTGAAAAAGTATAACGTAAAACTTATCGGCGCAAACCTTGCGACAATTAAAAAGGCCGAAGAACGGGACAAATTCAAAAAAATAATTATCGATATCGGCCTTGAAGTACCTAAAAGCGGCTACGTACAAACGTGGGAACAGGCGCAGAAAATCGTCCAGCAAATCGGTTTCCCCGCCATTATCCGTCCTTCTTATACTCTCGGCGGAACAGGCGGAAACATCGCGTATAACGCGGAGGAATATAAGGAGTTCATCCATTGGGGCCTGAGTTTAAGTCCAAAAAGCCAGGTTCTTGTCGAAGAATCCGTAATCGGCTGGAAAGAATACGAACTCGAAGTAATGCGAGACAGAAAAGACAATGTCGTGATTGTCTGTTCGATAGAAAATCTCGACCCGATGGGCGTTCACACCGGCGACAGTATTACAGTTGCTCCCGCCCAGACTCTTACTGATAAAGAATACCAGACGATGCGCGATGCCGCCCTGAAAATTATCCGGGCCATCGGCGTCGAGACCGGCGGCTCGAATATTCAGTTCGCCATCAATCCGGAAAATGGCAAGATGTATGTAATTGAAATGAACCCGCGTGTATCGAGAAGCTCCGCACTGGCTTCCAAGGCCACAGGTTTTCCGATTGCGAAAATCGCTTCCCTGCTGGCGGTCGGATATACTCTTGACGAGATACCGAACGACATAACCAAAAAGACGCCGGCCTGTTTTGAGCCGACGATTGACTACTGCGTCGTCAAATGGCCGCGGTTTACATTTGAAAAGTTCCCCGCGACAAATTCAGAGCTTACCGTCCAGATGAAAAGTGTCGGCGAAGCTATGGCTATCGGCAGAACATTCAAAGAAGCGTTTCAGAAAGCCATACGTTCTCTTGAAATAGACCGCTATTCACTCGACAGAAAACATATTGACTCGAAGATTGATAATGAACGGCTGAAACAAATCCTGCGCAAGAGCCAATGGGACAAAATCTGGTATGTCGCCGAAGCCTTGCGAAGAAAATTCTCCATAGAGGAAATTTACAACTTCACAAAAATCGACCCATGGTTCCTGAACAATATCAGTCAAATTGTTAAGTTTGAAGACAAATTAAGCATAAAAAATCTTAAGCAGGCGAAAAAACTTGGCTTCAGCGATAAATACATCGCCTCGAAATTGAATATTCCCGAACCGCAGCTTAGAAAACAGCGGCTCGAAGCGGGAATTTCCGCCGTTTATAAGATGGTCGATACCTGCGGCGCCGAATTCGAGGCAAATACGCCCTACCTGTATTCTACTTATGAAGACCAGTGCGAGGCAAACCCGACGGCAAGGAAGAAAGTTATCATTCTCGGCGGCGGACCGAACAGAATCGGCCAGGGAATTGAATTCGATTACTGCTGCTGCCACGCGGCCTTTGCCTTAAAGGAAATCGGCATCGAATCCATAATGGTAAACTGCAACCCTGAAACTGTCAGTACCGATTACGACACATCCGACAGGCTGTATTTTGAGCCTTTGACTTTTGAAGATGTAATGAACATCATCGACAAAGAAAAACCAGACGGCGTTATCGTCCAGTTCGGCGGTCAGACCCCTTTGAAACTTGCCAACGCCCTGTCGAAAGCCGGCGTAAAAATTATCGGTACAAGTCCCGACAGCATCGATGCCGCTGAAGACAGAAAGCGTTTCAATAAAATAGTTGAAAAGCTCAAACTCAATCAGCCGCCCAGCGGAACCGCGATGAATTATCAGCAGACCGTCAAAATCGCCAAAAAGCTCGGCTACCCCCTGCTTGTCAGACCATCTTTCGTTCTCGGCGGAAGAGCAATGCAAATTGTTTATGACGAAACGGAACTACAGGCCTGCGTTGAAAGAGCTATCGCGGTTTCAGAAGAGCACCCGATTCTTATTGATAAATTCCTCGACGATGCTGCCGAACTCGACGTTGATGCAATCAGCGACGGCAAAATCGTCGTCATCGGCGGAGTTATGGAACACATCGAAGAGGCCGGCATACATTCAGGCGATAGTGCCTGTTCTCTGCCGCCGTTTTCGCTAAATCAGGATTTAATTAAGGAAATCAAACGTCAGACAAAGCTGCTCGCGCTCGAACTGAAAGTAAAAGGCCTGATGAACGTTCAATTCGCCGTAAAGGACGACAAGATTTACATACTCGAGGTCAATCCGAGAGCTTCAAGAACAATTCCATTTGTCAGCAAGGCCATCGGCGTTCCTCTCGCCAAACTTGCCGCCAAGGTAATGGCAGGCAAAACGCTCGAAGAACTCGGATTCACAGAAGAAACGCACCGGAGTCATTTCTCCGTCAAGGAAGCTGTCTTTCCGTTCCTGAAATTCCCCGGCTGCGACACTCTGCTTGGCCCGGAGATGCTTTCTACCGGCGAGGTAATGGGGCTCAGCGACGATTTTGGTATTTCTTACGCCAAGTCGCAGATTGCTTCCGGCAATTCTCTGCCGACGAGCGGAAATATCTTTATAAGCGTTAAAGACGCCGACAAAGCCAAAGGCGTTGAAATAGCGAAAAAGCTTCACCAGATGGGCTTTAAGCTTTTCGCCACGAAAGGCACCTGTATCGAGCTGATTAAGAACAATGTGCCGTCGGAGTTCGTACTCAAAATGAATGAAGGCAGGCCGAACATCGTCGATTTGATTATAAACAATCAGGTCGCCCTGATTATAAATACGACTGTCGGCAAGCAGACTATAAAGGATTCGTTCCTGATAAGACGAACCGCTCTCGACCGCAACGTGCCTTACACCACGACAATCAGGGGCGCTTCAGCGGTTACAAGAGCGCTCGAATCGATGAAGCAGAAAAAAACCGAAGTAAAACCAATACAATTGTATTACAGATAAAGGAAATAAAGTGAAAGGCATATTACTGCTCGAAGATGGAACATGTTTCAAAGGCTCAGGTTTTGGAGCCCAGGGCAGAAAATGCGGAGAAGTTGTATTCAATACCGCCATGAGCGGCTATCAGGAAATTCTCACAGACCCGTCTTATCACGAACAGATTATTACTATGACCTATCCTTTAATAGGTAATTACGGCACAAATTCGCTGGACGTTGAGGCCGAAAAGCTTTATCTGAGCGGCTTTATCGTAAAGGAAAATTGTTCCTTCCCGAGCAATTGGAGAAATACAATTTCGCTCGATGATTATCTTAAAAAACATAAAGTTCCCGCAATCGAAGATATCGATACAAGAAAATTAGTTATGCTCCTCCGCCAAACAGGCTCGATGAAAGGAATTATCTGTACAGACGGCACAACTATCAAAAATCTGAAAGACGAACTTGATAAATACCCTGGCCTTGTCAACAGAGACATCGTCAAGAACGTCTGCGTCAGGAAAAGCTATACCTGGGACAAACCAGTTGAAGACGAATTCGGAATATTACATAAAGCCGAGACGAAATATAACGTAGTCGCTTTCGATTATGGCATTAAGCAGAACATTCTTCGGCTGCTCGTCTCGCATGGCTGCAAAGTTACAGTCGTCCCGGCAAGTACGACCGCACAGGAGGTTCTTAGACTAAAACCGGATGGTGTATTTTTAAGCAACGGCCCCGGCGACCCCGGCCCTATAAGCTACGCCATTGATACGATTCATAAACTGCTCGGCAAGGTTCCCATTTTCGGAATCTGTCTCGGCCATCAGCTTCTCGGCCTGGCCCTGGGCGGAAAAAGTTATAAACTGAAATTCGGTCACCACGGCTCAAATCATCCGGTCAAAAATCTCATTACGGAAAAGATTGAAATCACCAGTCAGAACCACGGTTTTTGCATCGACCCCGATTCTCTGCTCGACAAAGATATACAGATTACGCATATGAATCTGAACGATAATACGCTCGAAGGTTTCCGCTGTAAAAAGGTGCCGGCTTTTGCCGTTCAGTATCACCCCGAAGCATCCCCCGGCCCCCACGATTCAAACTATCTGTTCGACGATTTTATCGAAATGATGGAAAAAGCAAAATAATCTTAGCCTTTTCAGGCCAAACAGCCTGCAGAATATTTATTTGATATTTTATTAATGCAGGATACAATATTCGTATAATAACTTTTGAAGGAGAGCGAAATGAAAAAGGCCATTATTTGTGCTATATTTTTCTTCCTTGGTTTTCCTGCCTATGCAATTGATTACAACGATTTTCCGCCAGAACTCCGGCAGATGCTTGATAAAAATATCAGCAGAATTGAACCCAACCAAATATGCATAGCCGGCCGTGTAACCTTCAGCGATGGCGTAAGCATCAACAGCGGCAAAGACCTAAAAATAAATCTTCTTAGAGGCATTGATATGCCTTTATGGGTCTATGAAGATGGCATGTTTATGATGGATAAGCCTTACAAATATGATTCTGATGCTCCATGGAAAATTTCAATCAATGCTTTTGGATACGAACCTGTTAATTCGACTATTGCGATCCCTAAAGGAAAAATATTTTATATCGAATATATCCTTGCCAAACCGCCGCCTGAAAAACTATCGACCATCACGGGAACTATCGTTAATGAAAACAATGAACCCTTGCAAGATGTTCATATCAGTCTGTCGTTCCCTAATTCCTCTCACGGAACCGGCGAAGAACCCGGTAGAGAGACAATTACAGGATCCGACGGCCGATATTTATTTGATTATCTTTCTTCCGGAGAACATAAAATTTTTATTAGCGTCATTGGTTATGCATCTAATATTGAGTTTTTCAAATTGCCCCCCGGCCGGACCATTACAAAGGATTTTAAACTCTCGAAAAATCTCAGGATTGTTATAGATTATGTTTATCAGGACAACAACTCCACTGATTTTAAAGATGCAAATCTTCAAACATTTACGATAGAATGGCCAAATGGGTGCGAAATGGATTTTTCCGAAGGCCAAACAATTAACATGGCCAATGTAACTAAGCCTGATATCTATTTAAGGCAGGAATTTGATTCATTAAAATTTGAAGTTCATTATGCCAATGGCAAGAATGGTTTTTTCGATTTGGGGCCTCTGGACTTTGATTCTGTTGAAAACGCTCCAAAGTCGAATTACAGTTTAATAACTGTGCCCTGTGAAATCGGACATGTTTATGCCGTTCGAACATACGAAGGCAAATACGCAAAGTTTATAGTGGAAGATATTCTGCAGGAGTAAATATCTTCACCAAAGGCGATACTTCGATAATTTTAGTTTTTGATATTTTTATTGCAATTTCTCATACGGCCACATCTCGATTCCGCCGTCGAGAACTTTAACATCCTTAAAGCCATGATGTTTCAATATAATCGCCGCCTCGTAGCCTCTTAGCGAATAATTACAAAACGCCACAATCGGTCTTTCCTTATCAAGCTCGACGAACCGTGACCGCAGCGAAGCCAGCGGAATAAATACCGAACCGTTCAGCCTCTGCTGCCTGTATTCCGACGGCGTCCTTACATCCAGCAGCACAAAATCCTTCTTGTCCTGTATCATATTCCAGACATCCCGCGGATTTATGCCGTCCATCAGGCCGTCGAGTTTATTTCTGGCGACATTGGCCGCCGTAATAATATTGTCAATCACCGGCGCATAAGGCGGAGCATAGCACAAATCAAGATTCGAAATCTGCTCGACCGTCATCTTGCCCGCAATCGCAGTCGCCGCGACATCGATTCGCTTATCGGTATTGCCCGGGCCTATCGCCTGTGCGCCGAGAAGTCTTCGGCTGTTTTTATCGACAACAAGTTTCATCATCACCATCGCGGCCCCCGGCACAAAATGCTCCCTGTCCGGCGCCGGAACAAGAACCGAAACGACATCAAACCCGTCCCGTTTTGCCATAAATTCCGTCAGTCCCGTAACCGCGACGTTATAATCAAACACCTTGCACGCCACGGTCCCGAGAATCGGGCCGAACATATCGTTTCCGCCGCATATATTTGTCGCCGCAACTCTGCCCTGTTTGTTGGCAGTCGAGCCTAAAGGCACATAACTTGGCTTTTGCGTAATCATATCGATATTCTCAACGCAATCGCCCGCCGCGTAAACATCCGTATCGGATGTCTGCATTTTCGGATTAACCTTTATCGCGCCGGTCGTGCCGATTTCAAGACCCGCCTGCCGTGCCAGACTTACTTTAGGCTTATTACCTACCGCGATTATCACAAGGTCCGCAGGATACGCGCCCTTATCCGTTACTACGCACTCGACAGTATCCGCGCCGTTAAATTTTATTACCTGCGTATCGCTTAGAACTCTCACGCCGTGCGATTCGAGCTGATTTTCAATAAGCATCGCCAACTCCGCGTCGAGCAGCCGGAATATCTGCGGCAATTTTTCAACTATCGTTACCCTGCATCCTTTTTTAACGAGGGCTTCCGTCATTTCAATTCCGATAAGACCGCCGCCGACAATAACGACGTCGCGTGCCTTGCCCCTGTCAAGAGCGGCTTTTATTCCCTCGGCGTCCGTAACGCCGTGCAGCGTAAAAATATTTCCGAGTTTAATTCCTTCAATCTCCGGCTTAACCGGCTCCGAACCGGTCGCAAGTACGAGTTTATCGTAATCCAGCACCGACTTGGCATTATCGACTAAATGTTTTACACGAACCTGTTTTTTCTTACGGTCGATTTCAATCGCTTCGGTCTGATTCATAAGATGAACGTTCTTAACCTGCTGGAAGAATATCGGGTCGCGCACGACGCCCGCCGGCGAGCTCATCAGTTCGTTCTGGTCCTTGACGGTCCCGCCGATATAATAAGGCAGTCCGCAGCCCGCGTAAGATAGCAACCTGCCCTTTTCGATAATCGTTACATCAGCGTCAGGGTCGAGCCGCATAACCTTCGCCGCGACTTTCGGCCCCGCCGCCACTCCGCCAATTATCACTACCTTCATTGGCTTTTTCATCTTTGTATCTCCCGTGATTTGTTCCGCTGCCGTTTGTGCCGCAGCTTTAAGACTTATTACAATTTCCGTCCCGCCAAGATGCGATTTCTCGATATGTACATTCCCGCCCGCCGCGTCGATTATCGCCTTTACAAAAGCAAGCCCAAGTCCCGTACCCGGCCGGGACGAGTCGCGGGCTCCTGCCGTCCTGAAAAAAGGCTGAAAAACTTTTTCATAATTCTCTTCTGAAATTCCAATCCCCGAATCGGCGATTCTTATCTCGTATGCGTCCGCGGTCTTGTCGTACAAAAGAAGCGTTTCAATCCTGCCGTTGTCAGGCGTGTATTTTATCGCGTTTGAAAGCAATGCTTCGATAGCTTCGGTTATCGCCGCTTCATTACCGGCCGACCACGCCGGCTCAGCGTCTATCTTTGCCGTAAGGGTAATATTGTGTCTGCTCGCCTGCTGGGTATAAGCGGCCGATTCTTTGCGGAGAATTGCTGAAAGCTCGACCTGTCCTTTCAACGATGCGGGGTCGTTAACGGCCCTCGATATTACAAGGAGCCTCTGCGCGGTAAGCAGAGATTCGTCGCAGCGTCCGATTGCCCGCTGCAAAAGGTCTTTCTGCTTGGCCGTAACAGGCCCGGCAAATTCGCCCAAAAGTGTCTCAAGGATTGTACTTATGGATGCAATCGGCCCTTTAAGCTGATGCGCTACGAGAGAGGCGAACTTCAAAGGGTCTGATATGATATTCTTCATGAAATACTATTTTACATTGTATTTATGAAATTTCAAACATGATTTTTATGTTGCCCTAATCATCGACAACTCTTTAACCCCCGGACCTTTACCCGCCTTGGCGGCAATCTCGTCTTGTCATTCCCGCGAAAGCGGGAATCCATAAATATTTAGCCCGCCGTTTCACGGCGGGTTCCGTCATTCCTCCGCAACCCTAAGGACTCCTGATGGAGGACACCTTATGGTGGACCTTTACGGAGGAATCTATTAAAACGATTAAAATTATCCTGCCATTATGCTAATAATTTCAACCCCGTTTAGATATATTTTAAGCATTGAGTTTATCAACTACAAGACTTAACGCGGCATCGAAATCATTTACTATCATTGATCCGGGAATCCTCAGTGTCTTGAAACCAAGATTTTTAAGTTTGTCAGTTATTATATTATCTTTTTGTTTGGCTTTTGGAGACCGGTGGTGTTTAGTAGAATCACAAAAAATGGCCAAACGGCAATCAGGAAAATAAAAATCAGCTTCTGTGAGCAATGTTTTATCTTTCAACTATTTTCCCCGTTACCTTCGCCTTAAATATTCCACTAATCAGATGAGAAAGACTCTAAAAACGGAGTATGGCAATATTGCTCTTTTATATAAGAATAGCCACAAAGGCACTAAGACACTAAGTTTATAGAATATTAGCATTTTTTTTCTTTGTGCCTTTGAGTCTTAGTGGCTACTATATCTCGCTGTGGAAATCGATTTCAACGACATTCAGGCCTGTTTAAACGGCGATAATGACGCCTATCGGCGGCTTATGCAAAGGTATGAGCCGCAAATAGTCAGGCTTATGTGGCGTTTTACCCGCGACAGAAATGAGGTTGAGCAGCTTGTTCAGGAGGCCTTTGTCGAGGCCTTTTTCAGTCTTAAAAGTTACAAAGGTCAGGGCCCATTTTTGCACTGGCTCAACAAGATTGCAACTCGTGTCGGCTACAGGTTTTGGAAGCAGCGGGACAGGGCCGGATTATTTGTGCCGATGGATGATATGGACAATTTTGATGCTGTTGACGAGAGTAACGCAAATGAAATTGATTCCGCTCAGGCCGCTGAAGTTTTGCATTCTTTATTTAATCGGCTGCAAGCTACTGACAGGCTGATACTTACGTTGATGTACTTTGAGGAATGTTCTATCGAGGAAATCGCCAAAAGGACTGGCTGGACGAAAGCGGGAACGAAAATGCGGGCGATGCGTGCTCGCGGAAAATTGAAAAAACTTGCGGAAAAAGAAAATTTTTCGGAGAAATTCGAATGGATAAAATAATAAAAATTATTGAAAAACTGGCTAAAACAGCGAGAAATGAGGCTTTGCCGCAATTTGACGTTTCCGATGATGTTATGACACGAATAAGTCTTTTGCAGCATGAAAAAGTCGGCCTTTTGCCGCTTGAAGTATTCGCCGGGCTAACG
Proteins encoded in this window:
- a CDS encoding carboxypeptidase-like regulatory domain-containing protein; this translates as MKKAIICAIFFFLGFPAYAIDYNDFPPELRQMLDKNISRIEPNQICIAGRVTFSDGVSINSGKDLKINLLRGIDMPLWVYEDGMFMMDKPYKYDSDAPWKISINAFGYEPVNSTIAIPKGKIFYIEYILAKPPPEKLSTITGTIVNENNEPLQDVHISLSFPNSSHGTGEEPGRETITGSDGRYLFDYLSSGEHKIFISVIGYASNIEFFKLPPGRTITKDFKLSKNLRIVIDYVYQDNNSTDFKDANLQTFTIEWPNGCEMDFSEGQTINMANVTKPDIYLRQEFDSLKFEVHYANGKNGFFDLGPLDFDSVENAPKSNYSLITVPCEIGHVYAVRTYEGKYAKFIVEDILQE
- the carA gene encoding glutamine-hydrolyzing carbamoyl-phosphate synthase small subunit; amino-acid sequence: MKGILLLEDGTCFKGSGFGAQGRKCGEVVFNTAMSGYQEILTDPSYHEQIITMTYPLIGNYGTNSLDVEAEKLYLSGFIVKENCSFPSNWRNTISLDDYLKKHKVPAIEDIDTRKLVMLLRQTGSMKGIICTDGTTIKNLKDELDKYPGLVNRDIVKNVCVRKSYTWDKPVEDEFGILHKAETKYNVVAFDYGIKQNILRLLVSHGCKVTVVPASTTAQEVLRLKPDGVFLSNGPGDPGPISYAIDTIHKLLGKVPIFGICLGHQLLGLALGGKSYKLKFGHHGSNHPVKNLITEKIEITSQNHGFCIDPDSLLDKDIQITHMNLNDNTLEGFRCKKVPAFAVQYHPEASPGPHDSNYLFDDFIEMMEKAK
- a CDS encoding FAD-dependent oxidoreductase; the encoded protein is MKNIISDPLKFASLVAHQLKGPIASISTILETLLGEFAGPVTAKQKDLLQRAIGRCDESLLTAQRLLVISRAVNDPASLKGQVELSAILRKESAAYTQQASRHNITLTAKIDAEPAWSAGNEAAITEAIEALLSNAIKYTPDNGRIETLLLYDKTADAYEIRIADSGIGISEENYEKVFQPFFRTAGARDSSRPGTGLGLAFVKAIIDAAGGNVHIEKSHLGGTEIVISLKAAAQTAAEQITGDTKMKKPMKVVIIGGVAAGPKVAAKVMRLDPDADVTIIEKGRLLSYAGCGLPYYIGGTVKDQNELMSSPAGVVRDPIFFQQVKNVHLMNQTEAIEIDRKKKQVRVKHLVDNAKSVLDYDKLVLATGSEPVKPEIEGIKLGNIFTLHGVTDAEGIKAALDRGKARDVVIVGGGLIGIEMTEALVKKGCRVTIVEKLPQIFRLLDAELAMLIENQLESHGVRVLSDTQVIKFNGADTVECVVTDKGAYPADLVIIAVGNKPKVSLARQAGLEIGTTGAIKVNPKMQTSDTDVYAAGDCVENIDMITQKPSYVPLGSTANKQGRVAATNICGGNDMFGPILGTVACKVFDYNVAVTGLTEFMAKRDGFDVVSVLVPAPDREHFVPGAAMVMMKLVVDKNSRRLLGAQAIGPGNTDKRIDVAATAIAGKMTVEQISNLDLCYAPPYAPVIDNIITAANVARNKLDGLMDGINPRDVWNMIQDKKDFVLLDVRTPSEYRQQRLNGSVFIPLASLRSRFVELDKERPIVAFCNYSLRGYEAAIILKHHGFKDVKVLDGGIEMWPYEKLQ
- a CDS encoding RNA polymerase sigma factor — translated: MEIDFNDIQACLNGDNDAYRRLMQRYEPQIVRLMWRFTRDRNEVEQLVQEAFVEAFFSLKSYKGQGPFLHWLNKIATRVGYRFWKQRDRAGLFVPMDDMDNFDAVDESNANEIDSAQAAEVLHSLFNRLQATDRLILTLMYFEECSIEEIAKRTGWTKAGTKMRAMRARGKLKKLAEKENFSEKFEWIK
- a CDS encoding DUF559 domain-containing protein, whose protein sequence is MKDKTLLTEADFYFPDCRLAIFCDSTKHHRSPKAKQKDNIITDKLKNLGFKTLRIPGSMIVNDFDAALSLVVDKLNA